The following are encoded together in the Bacteroidota bacterium genome:
- a CDS encoding tetratricopeptide repeat protein — protein MSGSFHAQQADAASVLREIQQKGADTTRLFALNEASIQFVYANEYDSAIKYTQTVIHYASQGNFPRQLASAHNILANCYYFRGLYPESVKSYLIALKIYEKQKDSTRIANCYNNIGNTYTRQKYYDQAIDFHQKALNIRLRLKDKDNIANSYNNIANIYHSQKKYKEALQSHYRSLAIKVEQQDTAMLVLSLNNIGGVYTDLGLYDSAIVFHKRALEMNAFASNNEEDEEIAYVNLCRTYMLMKDYATAESYGEKAISIASRIGDAETMLEANNLMSRIYQQTGRFDKALDYYQKYIWFRDSLYNEENTAKLYAEEYQYKLEKKLDEEKLAQAKKDAVTETEKKKKNQILILVCSLLVLVVGFAVFIYRSYVKKRQVSETVIKQNQVIREKQKEIIDSINYAKRIQNAVLPDSENFIDEFTEAFIYNNPKDIVSGDLYWYAKLSTTSETPIQLIVVALADCTGHGVPGGFMSLLATQLLNHSVKNPEINSPGELLKYMNTRISQDLNKNTKERINDGLDIAVCAIDFSRNVLYYSGANRPLWIMRNDTIEETEATRASIGAYTPENQEFITHTLSLAKGDKLYLFTDGVTDQFGAGSNKKFTKKRLKEFLLSTSHLSMNEQSTKFAELMNAWQGDMEQTDDMMMIGIKL, from the coding sequence GTGTCAGGATCTTTTCATGCCCAACAAGCGGATGCGGCTTCCGTTTTACGCGAAATTCAGCAAAAGGGAGCTGATACAACACGGTTATTTGCACTCAATGAAGCCAGTATTCAATTTGTGTATGCCAATGAATACGATAGTGCAATTAAATATACCCAGACCGTAATTCATTATGCATCGCAGGGCAATTTTCCCCGTCAGCTTGCTTCTGCGCATAATATTCTGGCCAACTGCTATTACTTCCGTGGGCTTTATCCCGAATCAGTAAAAAGTTATCTCATTGCATTGAAAATTTACGAAAAGCAGAAAGACTCTACTCGTATTGCCAACTGTTACAATAATATCGGTAATACCTATACCCGTCAGAAATACTACGATCAGGCTATCGACTTTCATCAGAAGGCGCTCAACATCAGGCTGCGGCTGAAAGACAAAGACAATATTGCCAATTCGTACAATAACATTGCAAACATCTATCATAGCCAGAAAAAATATAAAGAGGCACTGCAAAGCCATTACCGGTCGCTGGCAATAAAGGTAGAACAGCAGGATACAGCTATGCTTGTACTTTCTCTCAACAACATTGGCGGCGTATATACTGATCTTGGCCTTTACGACAGTGCAATCGTTTTTCATAAACGGGCACTTGAAATGAATGCGTTTGCTTCAAATAATGAGGAGGATGAGGAAATTGCATACGTAAACCTTTGCCGCACCTACATGCTGATGAAGGATTATGCAACTGCAGAAAGCTATGGCGAAAAAGCGATTAGCATTGCTTCCCGCATAGGTGATGCAGAAACCATGCTTGAAGCAAATAACCTGATGAGCCGGATTTATCAGCAAACAGGCAGGTTTGATAAAGCTTTGGACTATTATCAGAAATACATCTGGTTCCGCGATAGCTTATACAATGAAGAGAATACGGCTAAACTCTATGCTGAGGAGTATCAGTATAAACTGGAGAAAAAACTGGATGAAGAAAAACTTGCTCAGGCAAAAAAAGATGCAGTAACTGAAACGGAAAAGAAAAAGAAAAATCAGATTCTTATTCTGGTCTGTTCATTGCTGGTGCTGGTGGTCGGTTTTGCGGTATTTATATATCGGAGTTACGTGAAAAAGCGGCAGGTGAGCGAAACCGTAATTAAGCAAAATCAGGTAATACGGGAAAAGCAAAAGGAAATAATCGACAGTATCAATTATGCAAAACGTATTCAAAATGCGGTTTTGCCCGACAGTGAAAATTTCATTGATGAATTTACCGAAGCATTTATATACAATAATCCGAAAGACATAGTAAGTGGCGACCTGTATTGGTACGCTAAACTGAGCACCACCTCGGAAACGCCCATACAGCTTATTGTGGTGGCGCTTGCTGATTGTACCGGACATGGAGTGCCGGGTGGTTTTATGAGTTTGCTTGCCACACAACTGCTTAATCACAGTGTGAAAAATCCTGAGATTAATTCACCCGGTGAATTGCTTAAATATATGAATACGCGGATTAGTCAGGATTTAAATAAAAATACAAAAGAGCGTATCAACGACGGGCTGGATATTGCCGTGTGTGCGATTGATTTTTCACGCAACGTGCTTTATTATTCCGGCGCCAACCGGCCGCTCTGGATAATGCGTAACGATACAATTGAGGAAACCGAGGCCACGCGCGCCTCTATTGGTGCATATACACCCGAAAATCAGGAATTCATCACACATACATTGTCACTTGCAAAAGGCGATAAACTTTATTTGTTTACCGATGGGGTAACGGATCAGTTTGGTGCCGGCTCTAATAAAAAGTTTACCAAAAAACGCCTGAAAGAATTTCTGCTTTCCACCTCACATCTGAGCATGAACGAACAAAGCACGAAGTTTGCCGAACTGATGAATGCGTGGCAGGGTGATATGGAGCAAACGGATGATATGATGATGATCGGTATTAAGCTGTAG
- a CDS encoding TonB-dependent receptor, with translation MYFIRILLLLNLLLSAVTLRAQDVLTGNVYSGRSEPVPGAQIFWQGTSIGTSCDNQGNFRIAWPDSFPAQLRVSMTGFQTRVLTFDSKSPAQVSVDLLPSNTLNAVVIEERLPASQFSTLSPIFAERITSAGLLKAACCNLSESFETNPSVDAAVTDAVSGAKKIQMLGLDGVYSQILFENLPLIRGLSASYGLAYVPGTFIKGILITKGTGSVLNGYESVSGQLNIDLLKPEEGADRYFVNLYANQLGRYEANVHFNRQLNENWGTTLLMHHSRLKQRNDNNNDGFLDMPMYEQYNVMSRWNWVHKNKVEGQFGIRALQDDRTGGQFAFNKASDYGTTNFWGMGILNRQLEFFNKTGFVFRKPGRSIGTMFSARWHEQEMFFGLKTYSGEQRSIYANVIWQDNVGSGDKHGYKLGASLVFDEYREVFNDSAMFRPESAPGVFAEYTGHLSTRFSIVAGLRADMHSVAGFQLTPRVHAKYDLTPKTALRVSGGKGFRTANIFTENSAIFASSRAVKINGPLKAEIAWNYGGSLQQKFKLGKEALLIIDFFRTDFQNQVVMDMETPELLQFYNLQGKSFANSLQADLSLEPIERLDLRFAYKWYDIRTTYSGQLKSRPLMPVHRAFFNIGYATMHDRWKFDATVKWMGQSRLPNVSAHAQHGGMSDTVGEAFWLFNVHILKNFRTFSVYAGCDNVFNFMQHNAILLPGQPFAPEFDASLIYGPMDGRIIYAGIRYAIN, from the coding sequence ATGTATTTCATCCGAATTCTACTTCTGTTGAATCTGTTGCTGAGTGCTGTTACGCTTCGGGCGCAGGATGTACTCACCGGCAATGTGTATAGCGGCAGATCAGAACCTGTGCCTGGTGCACAGATTTTCTGGCAGGGAACAAGTATTGGTACTTCCTGCGATAATCAGGGTAATTTCCGTATTGCGTGGCCCGATAGTTTTCCGGCACAGCTGCGTGTGTCGATGACCGGTTTTCAAACGCGTGTACTTACTTTCGACAGCAAATCGCCCGCGCAGGTGAGTGTGGATTTGCTTCCTTCGAATACACTTAATGCAGTGGTTATTGAAGAACGTTTGCCTGCAAGCCAGTTCTCCACACTCAGTCCTATTTTTGCCGAGCGGATTACTTCGGCCGGTTTGCTGAAAGCCGCCTGCTGCAATCTTTCCGAGAGCTTTGAAACCAATCCGTCTGTAGATGCCGCCGTAACTGATGCGGTTTCTGGCGCAAAGAAAATACAGATGCTTGGCCTTGACGGAGTGTATTCGCAGATTCTGTTTGAGAACCTTCCGCTTATCCGTGGCCTTTCGGCTTCATACGGCCTTGCTTACGTGCCTGGCACATTTATCAAGGGCATACTCATTACAAAAGGCACAGGCTCGGTGCTAAACGGCTACGAATCAGTTTCGGGACAGCTGAACATTGATTTGCTGAAGCCCGAAGAAGGTGCCGACCGTTACTTTGTAAACCTGTATGCCAACCAGCTTGGCCGTTACGAAGCCAACGTGCATTTTAACCGGCAGCTGAACGAAAACTGGGGCACCACGCTGCTTATGCACCACAGCCGTTTGAAACAGCGCAACGACAACAATAACGACGGTTTTCTCGACATGCCGATGTATGAGCAATACAATGTAATGTCGCGCTGGAACTGGGTGCATAAGAATAAAGTGGAAGGGCAGTTTGGCATACGTGCCTTGCAGGACGACCGCACGGGCGGGCAGTTTGCCTTTAACAAAGCGAGCGATTACGGCACCACCAATTTCTGGGGCATGGGCATACTGAACCGGCAGCTTGAGTTTTTTAATAAAACCGGTTTTGTATTCAGGAAGCCCGGCCGCAGCATTGGCACCATGTTTTCGGCGCGGTGGCATGAGCAGGAAATGTTTTTCGGACTAAAAACTTATTCGGGCGAGCAGCGCAGTATTTATGCCAACGTGATCTGGCAGGATAATGTAGGCAGTGGCGACAAACACGGTTATAAATTGGGCGCAAGCCTTGTGTTTGATGAATACCGTGAGGTGTTTAACGACTCTGCCATGTTCAGACCTGAATCTGCGCCGGGTGTGTTTGCCGAGTACACAGGGCATCTGAGTACGCGTTTTTCAATTGTAGCCGGCCTGCGTGCTGATATGCATAGTGTGGCGGGCTTTCAGCTTACCCCGCGTGTGCATGCAAAGTATGATCTCACGCCCAAAACTGCGTTGCGCGTGTCGGGTGGCAAGGGATTTCGCACGGCCAATATTTTCACCGAGAACAGTGCCATTTTTGCAAGTTCGCGCGCGGTGAAGATAAATGGGCCACTGAAAGCCGAAATTGCCTGGAATTATGGCGGCAGTTTGCAGCAGAAATTTAAACTTGGCAAAGAGGCATTGCTCATTATCGATTTCTTCCGGACCGACTTTCAAAATCAGGTAGTGATGGACATGGAAACGCCGGAGCTGCTGCAATTTTACAACCTGCAGGGCAAGTCGTTTGCCAACAGCCTTCAGGCCGATCTTTCGCTCGAACCCATTGAACGGCTTGATCTGCGTTTCGCCTACAAGTGGTATGATATTCGTACTACCTACAGCGGACAATTAAAATCGCGTCCGCTTATGCCTGTGCACCGCGCCTTTTTCAACATTGGCTATGCCACAATGCACGACCGCTGGAAGTTTGACGCCACTGTAAAATGGATGGGACAAAGCCGCCTGCCCAATGTATCGGCCCACGCACAGCACGGGGGAATGAGCGATACGGTGGGCGAAGCCTTCTGGCTGTTCAATGTGCATATATTGAAAAACTTCCGCACATTTTCGGTGTATGCCGGCTGCGATAATGTATTCAATTTCATGCAGCACAACGCCATACTCCTGCCCGGTCAGCCCTTTGCGCCTGAGTTTGACGCTTCACTCATTTACGGACCAATGGATGGCCGCATCATTTATGCGGGCATTCGCTACGCAATCAACTAA
- a CDS encoding heavy-metal-associated domain-containing protein: protein MKTILKNSLLVLLFISGSILLQSQRPADTTENVTIEIKTSAECGMCKTRIEKALNLTKGVVSSSLNIPTRVVTITYNPKKITPAKIRDIISRTGYDADDVKARPGAYKRLPECCRKNGMNGGSCEGK, encoded by the coding sequence ATGAAAACCATTCTCAAAAATTCACTCCTCGTGCTGCTTTTCATCAGCGGCAGTATCCTGCTCCAGTCGCAGCGCCCGGCCGATACAACCGAAAACGTCACCATCGAAATCAAAACATCGGCTGAGTGCGGCATGTGCAAAACACGTATCGAGAAAGCACTTAATCTAACCAAAGGTGTGGTAAGTTCATCGCTCAACATTCCCACACGCGTGGTTACAATTACCTACAATCCAAAGAAAATCACCCCTGCCAAAATCCGCGACATTATTTCCCGCACCGGCTATGATGCTGATGATGTAAAAGCTCGTCCGGGCGCTTACAAACGTCTGCCGGAATGTTGCCGCAAGAATGGGATGAATGGGGGAAGTTGTGAGGGGAAATGA
- a CDS encoding Crp/Fnr family transcriptional regulator: MAGTGGNCGGKLVMELIRKTLINYHQLPPSKVESMLAFFDIKTFSKGEYFLRQGDICRHIAFIEKGSMVYFAHNEADESACDLALEGEWVTYVKSLSDGTPAEISIRTVEPVQAVVLSLDNLSSMVKKHPDAAKVQYKLIQDGMVAMARRSVEMVSLSVENRYQKLLSDKPEIFKRFPVTYIASYLGITPRHLNRLRGGK; the protein is encoded by the coding sequence ATGGCTGGAACTGGCGGAAATTGTGGAGGGAAGTTAGTTATGGAACTCATTAGAAAAACACTTATTAATTATCATCAGCTACCTCCTTCGAAGGTTGAATCGATGCTTGCTTTTTTCGATATAAAAACCTTTTCTAAAGGAGAATACTTTTTGCGTCAGGGAGATATCTGTCGTCATATTGCCTTTATTGAAAAAGGAAGTATGGTTTACTTTGCCCATAATGAGGCTGATGAAAGCGCCTGCGATCTGGCACTCGAGGGGGAATGGGTAACCTATGTGAAGAGTTTATCCGATGGCACTCCGGCTGAAATTTCAATTCGTACTGTAGAACCTGTTCAAGCTGTAGTATTAAGTCTTGATAACCTCAGTTCAATGGTGAAAAAACATCCCGATGCCGCTAAAGTACAATATAAACTTATTCAGGACGGAATGGTGGCAATGGCCCGTCGTTCGGTAGAAATGGTAAGTCTTAGTGTAGAAAATCGTTATCAAAAGCTGTTAAGTGATAAGCCCGAAATATTTAAACGTTTTCCTGTCACATATATCGCTTCTTATCTCGGAATTACACCGCGTCATTTAAATAGACTAAGAGGCGGTAAATAA
- a CDS encoding ABC-F family ATP-binding cassette domain-containing protein, producing MNLLSVESISKSYGLRTLFTDVSFGLAQGEKVALVARNGAGKSTLLNILAGRDVPDTGTVSMRRDITVGFLDQDPKFDESLTVIQAAVEGDTPALRALRAYETALEESETDHSPAARQRLDDALAEMDRLQAWDHEVQLKALLGRLGFKQLTQPVSTLSGGQRKRLALAQLIQSAPDLLILDEPTNHLDIDMIEWLESFLANSERTLLLVTHDRYFLDRVCDAVIELENGKFFRYDGDFAYYIEKKAEREAADASALEKAKNLYRRELEWVRKMPRARGTKAKARKDAFADVAEKARGKRPDEELQLQVKMTRLGGKILELIRIRKKFGEQIILDGFDYTFKRGEKIGIVGKNGVGKSTLLNIVMGLEPPDSGKLQTGETVVFGYYAQQGIQFADDKRVIEVIKDIADVFPLADGSKLSASQMLQRFLFPPQSHYNYVSLLSGGEKRRLFLLTILMKNPNFLILDEPTNDLDILTLSVLEDFLMDFPGCVVIVSHDRYFMDKLVDHLFVFEGSGVVKDFPGNYSQWREKQIEQDREERRQQAAEAKAEENNSPKTTVNSATASTAKRKPSFKEKFEFEQLEKQIPQLEKEKAELTEKMTVTTDHVELGKLSDRFSVLEKELEEKSMRWLELAEIVEGS from the coding sequence ATGAATTTGCTTTCGGTTGAATCGATTTCCAAGAGTTACGGCTTGCGCACACTGTTTACCGATGTTAGTTTCGGACTGGCGCAGGGCGAGAAGGTGGCACTTGTGGCCCGCAACGGTGCTGGAAAAAGCACGTTGCTGAATATTCTCGCCGGGCGTGATGTGCCTGATACCGGTACAGTAAGCATGCGCCGCGACATTACTGTGGGCTTTCTCGATCAGGATCCGAAGTTCGACGAAAGCCTCACTGTGATTCAGGCTGCAGTAGAAGGCGATACGCCCGCGCTGCGTGCTTTGCGCGCCTACGAAACCGCACTCGAAGAAAGTGAAACCGATCACAGCCCCGCTGCGCGGCAGCGCCTTGATGATGCGCTGGCCGAAATGGACAGGCTGCAGGCCTGGGACCATGAAGTGCAGCTGAAAGCCCTGCTGGGCCGACTTGGCTTTAAACAGCTCACACAGCCCGTGAGCACACTTTCCGGCGGGCAACGCAAACGTCTTGCGCTGGCACAGCTTATCCAGTCGGCACCTGATCTGCTCATCCTCGACGAGCCCACCAACCACCTCGATATCGACATGATTGAGTGGCTCGAAAGCTTTCTGGCCAACAGCGAGCGCACACTGCTGCTTGTTACACACGACCGCTACTTTCTCGATCGCGTGTGCGATGCAGTGATTGAACTCGAGAACGGAAAGTTCTTTCGCTACGACGGCGATTTTGCCTACTACATAGAAAAGAAGGCCGAGCGTGAAGCTGCCGACGCAAGTGCGCTGGAGAAAGCCAAAAACCTCTATCGCCGCGAACTGGAGTGGGTGCGCAAAATGCCCCGTGCACGCGGCACAAAAGCAAAAGCCCGAAAAGATGCATTTGCGGATGTAGCCGAAAAAGCCCGCGGTAAAAGACCCGACGAAGAACTACAGCTGCAGGTGAAGATGACCCGCCTCGGCGGAAAAATTCTCGAACTCATCCGCATACGCAAAAAGTTTGGCGAACAAATCATTCTCGACGGCTTTGATTACACCTTCAAACGCGGCGAAAAAATCGGTATCGTAGGCAAAAACGGTGTGGGCAAATCAACCTTGCTTAACATCGTAATGGGCCTCGAACCACCCGACAGCGGTAAACTCCAAACCGGCGAAACGGTGGTGTTTGGTTACTACGCACAGCAAGGCATACAGTTTGCCGATGATAAACGCGTAATTGAAGTAATCAAGGATATTGCCGATGTATTTCCGCTGGCCGATGGCAGCAAGCTCTCGGCCTCGCAAATGCTTCAGCGTTTCTTATTTCCGCCGCAGTCGCATTACAACTACGTGTCGCTGCTCAGTGGTGGCGAAAAGCGAAGGCTTTTCCTGCTCACCATCCTGATGAAAAATCCAAACTTCCTCATCCTCGACGAACCCACCAACGATCTTGATATTTTAACGCTGAGTGTACTCGAAGATTTTCTGATGGATTTTCCGGGATGCGTGGTCATCGTTTCGCACGACCGTTACTTCATGGATAAACTGGTGGATCATCTTTTTGTGTTTGAAGGCAGCGGTGTGGTGAAAGATTTCCCCGGAAACTACTCGCAGTGGCGCGAAAAACAAATTGAGCAGGACCGCGAAGAACGCCGCCAGCAGGCCGCTGAGGCTAAAGCAGAAGAAAATAATTCGCCTAAAACTACTGTTAATTCAGCCACCGCTTCAACGGCCAAACGTAAACCTTCGTTCAAGGAGAAATTCGAATTCGAGCAACTGGAAAAACAAATTCCCCAACTCGAAAAAGAAAAAGCGGAGTTAACCGAAAAAATGACTGTTACAACCGATCATGTGGAGTTGGGTAAGTTATCTGACCGGTTTTCAGTGCTTGAAAAAGAATTGGAAGAGAAGTCGATGCGATGGCTGGAACTGGCGGAAATTGTGGAGGGAAGTTAG
- a CDS encoding T9SS type A sorting domain-containing protein yields the protein MTKHFLLKTGVCAFVWLGLNQSGLHAQLNCGSTDAHRHIQQQDPTYDQRKAEYDAYVQQYMQQQKALQQNNTARAASVQYVIPIVFHIIHEYGAENISDAQILDQVAILNEDFQKLNADTSVVIPPFKPLVGNAGIEFRLAKIDPDGNCTNGIDRIYSHETRVGDDFSKLNPWPRDKYLNIWVVKQMRNGVAGYAYYPSAVQNGFGYYYDGIIILQDYIGSIGTGAPGTSRALTHEIGHYLNLAHPWGSTNNPGVACGDDGIPDTPVTEGWTNCPTPTPPLYAQWALCTPGVPENVQNFMDYSYCSRMFTNDQVLAMHATLNSSISDRDNLWSPANLALTGVDGSVTTPCAPIADFNNSVWCACEGTTINYSDQSWNGPVTSRNWNFGGGSPATSTAASQAVTYNQAGYYSTSLNVSNSTGNNSVTKWNNVYISPGWSDFTGTWSEDFENVNFNQWIISNPGNTPSQWQVSNSAGFSGSHALKLNSFGSDGAVRDEAISPSVDLSLTSQMVLNFKYTAAVSSLQDSVRDALRVYYSLNCGRTWVLLRNINGYALVPGGLDQNAYSPVMQNQWNSVAINLPSVVAQQRVRFKFEFTAGNFSNNLYIDDINITGVVGQEEIVNHDFNLFASPNPSSGITTVSFVLADAAQLNIGLTDITGRTISLSNNQSFGAGPQQLQIDPHALGLSNGVYFISIDNGSSRSTHKIVFMSL from the coding sequence ATGACCAAACATTTCCTCCTCAAAACAGGAGTGTGTGCGTTTGTATGGCTGGGGCTTAACCAGTCCGGCCTGCACGCACAGCTCAATTGCGGCAGTACCGATGCACACCGCCACATTCAGCAGCAGGATCCAACCTACGATCAGCGTAAGGCGGAGTACGATGCTTATGTGCAGCAATACATGCAGCAGCAGAAAGCATTGCAGCAAAACAATACAGCGCGCGCCGCCTCGGTGCAGTATGTAATTCCCATCGTATTTCACATCATTCATGAATATGGCGCCGAAAACATCAGCGATGCGCAGATACTTGATCAGGTAGCCATACTCAATGAAGATTTTCAGAAACTCAACGCTGATACCAGTGTGGTTATTCCACCTTTCAAACCACTTGTGGGCAATGCCGGTATCGAATTCCGTCTCGCTAAAATTGACCCCGATGGTAATTGCACCAACGGCATCGACCGCATCTACTCGCACGAAACCCGCGTGGGCGATGATTTTTCAAAACTCAATCCCTGGCCGCGAGATAAGTATCTCAACATTTGGGTGGTAAAACAAATGCGCAACGGCGTGGCTGGATATGCTTACTATCCGTCGGCCGTGCAAAACGGGTTTGGATATTATTACGATGGAATTATCATCCTTCAGGATTACATCGGCAGCATCGGCACAGGTGCGCCCGGTACGTCGCGTGCACTCACACACGAAATAGGCCACTACCTCAACCTTGCCCATCCCTGGGGCAGTACGAACAATCCCGGTGTGGCTTGTGGCGACGATGGTATTCCTGATACACCGGTTACCGAAGGCTGGACAAATTGCCCCACACCCACGCCGCCGCTTTATGCGCAGTGGGCACTATGTACACCCGGTGTGCCTGAGAACGTGCAGAATTTTATGGACTATTCTTACTGCTCGCGCATGTTTACCAACGATCAGGTGCTGGCCATGCACGCCACACTCAACAGCAGCATCAGCGACCGCGATAATTTATGGTCACCCGCAAATCTTGCACTTACCGGAGTTGACGGCTCTGTGACCACGCCCTGTGCGCCCATTGCTGATTTTAATAATTCAGTATGGTGTGCATGTGAAGGCACTACCATTAATTATAGCGACCAGAGCTGGAACGGTCCGGTAACAAGCCGCAACTGGAATTTCGGTGGAGGCTCGCCGGCCACATCCACCGCTGCTTCGCAGGCGGTTACTTATAATCAGGCCGGGTATTATTCTACTTCGCTCAATGTAAGTAACAGCACCGGAAACAATAGTGTCACAAAATGGAACAATGTGTATATCAGTCCCGGCTGGAGTGATTTTACCGGTACATGGAGTGAAGATTTTGAAAATGTGAATTTCAATCAGTGGATTATTTCCAATCCGGGAAATACACCTTCGCAGTGGCAGGTATCTAACAGTGCCGGTTTTTCGGGGTCACATGCACTTAAACTCAATTCATTTGGGAGCGATGGTGCCGTGCGCGACGAAGCGATTTCGCCTTCGGTTGATCTTTCGCTCACTTCGCAAATGGTGCTTAACTTTAAATACACCGCCGCAGTAAGTTCGTTGCAGGATTCGGTGCGCGATGCCTTGCGTGTGTATTACTCTTTAAACTGTGGCCGCACATGGGTGTTGTTGCGAAACATTAACGGATATGCGCTGGTGCCCGGCGGACTCGACCAGAATGCTTACTCACCGGTAATGCAAAATCAATGGAACAGTGTAGCGATAAATTTGCCCAGTGTAGTAGCTCAGCAGCGGGTGCGGTTTAAATTTGAGTTTACCGCAGGTAATTTTTCAAACAACCTCTATATCGACGATATCAATATTACCGGTGTTGTGGGACAGGAGGAAATTGTGAATCATGATTTTAATCTTTTTGCTTCACCAAATCCATCCTCAGGCATCACCACTGTTTCCTTTGTGCTGGCTGATGCTGCACAGCTTAACATCGGGCTCACTGATATTACTGGCCGCACCATTTCACTAAGCAACAATCAGTCGTTCGGAGCCGGTCCGCAGCAGCTTCAGATTGATCCGCATGCATTGGGACTTTCAAACGGAGTATATTTTATTTCAATTGATAACGGCAGTTCCCGCAGTACACACAAAATAGTTTTCATGAGCTTGTAA
- a CDS encoding rhomboid family intramembrane serine protease: MAEKRKGVFFRELFPFTFVVALWLMHILQGFSHNGLRHLALFPRHTEGLYGIVFHPLLHADFSHLIGNSIPLLVLGLLLFNAYKIIAHRVFFIMYLLTGILVWFFARESWHLGASGLVYGLAAFLFFSGIIRRHLKLMVISMLVVFLYGSMVWGVLPIDPTVSWEGHLFGALTGMMLAWVYRREGPQRQVYWQDEPEDDNEPLPFPEELPDFSDTPQPPPPPADPIHPHVNITYWYRDSKDQTGNAEK, encoded by the coding sequence ATGGCTGAAAAAAGGAAAGGTGTTTTTTTTCGGGAGTTGTTTCCTTTCACCTTTGTGGTGGCGCTTTGGCTGATGCATATTTTGCAGGGTTTCTCTCACAACGGATTACGCCACCTTGCATTATTCCCCAGGCATACAGAAGGTCTTTACGGTATCGTTTTTCACCCGCTGCTGCACGCCGATTTCAGTCACCTGATTGGGAACAGTATTCCGCTGCTTGTACTGGGTCTGCTTCTTTTTAATGCCTACAAGATTATTGCGCACCGGGTCTTCTTTATCATGTATTTGCTTACGGGTATTCTGGTGTGGTTTTTTGCACGCGAATCGTGGCACCTCGGCGCAAGCGGACTTGTGTACGGACTGGCAGCGTTCTTGTTTTTCAGCGGCATTATCCGCCGGCATCTTAAACTCATGGTTATTTCCATGCTGGTTGTTTTTCTTTATGGCTCTATGGTTTGGGGCGTACTGCCAATTGATCCTACGGTTTCGTGGGAAGGTCATTTGTTTGGCGCACTCACCGGCATGATGCTGGCCTGGGTATATCGCCGCGAAGGTCCGCAACGGCAGGTTTACTGGCAGGATGAACCGGAAGATGACAATGAGCCTCTGCCCTTTCCCGAAGAACTGCCGGACTTCAGCGATACCCCACAGCCACCGCCGCCTCCGGCTGATCCCATTCATCCGCACGTAAACATTACCTATTGGTACCGCGATTCAAAGGATCAAACCGGAAATGCTGAAAAATGA